The following coding sequences are from one Deltaproteobacteria bacterium window:
- a CDS encoding biotin--[acetyl-CoA-carboxylase] ligase, with translation MTVARWLGAVRHELDRCASTNDEADRLARAGAPHGAVVTAREQTAGRGRAGRSWYSPPGDNLYLSVVLRPPLAPRDVPPIALAAGVGVCDAVNAAGVPASVKWPNDVLVDGHKIAGVLAEASCRGERIDHVVLGIGVNVNGTAFPGGLRTPPTSLRLALGGTPVDLPAFRDALLAHLERWLDRLFSGGVAAIAEAWCTRCPAIGRPVVADGVAGVARGLDADGALIVDTPAGPRRVVAGDVEVAP, from the coding sequence ATGACCGTGGCGCGCTGGCTCGGTGCGGTCCGCCACGAACTCGACCGCTGCGCCTCCACCAACGACGAGGCCGACCGGCTCGCGCGGGCCGGCGCGCCGCACGGTGCGGTCGTCACCGCGCGCGAGCAGACGGCGGGGCGCGGCCGCGCCGGGCGCTCGTGGTACTCGCCGCCCGGTGACAACCTCTATCTTTCCGTCGTGTTGCGTCCACCGCTGGCGCCGCGCGACGTGCCGCCGATCGCACTTGCCGCGGGCGTCGGCGTGTGTGACGCGGTGAATGCGGCCGGCGTGCCGGCGTCAGTCAAGTGGCCCAACGACGTGCTGGTGGACGGACACAAGATCGCGGGTGTGCTGGCCGAGGCCAGCTGTCGCGGTGAACGCATCGACCACGTCGTGCTCGGGATCGGCGTCAACGTCAACGGCACGGCGTTCCCGGGCGGTTTGCGGACGCCGCCGACCTCCCTGCGGCTGGCGCTGGGCGGGACGCCGGTCGACCTGCCGGCATTTCGCGACGCGTTGTTGGCGCACCTGGAACGGTGGCTCGACCGGCTGTTTTCCGGCGGCGTCGCGGCGATCGCCGAGGCGTGGTGTACTCGCTGCCCGGCGATCGGTCGGCCCGTCGTCGCCGACGGTGTCGCCGGCGTGGCGCGCGGGCTCGACGCCGACGGCGCCCTGATCGTGGACACGCCCGCCGGCCCGCGCCGCGTGGTCGCCGGCGACGTGGAGGTCGCACCGTGA